The following are encoded in a window of Mycobacterium vicinigordonae genomic DNA:
- a CDS encoding TetR/AcrR family transcriptional regulator: MRATQTRQRILEASAQIFAEYGYAAGTTNRIAERAGVSIGSLYQYFPNKDAVLRALMDEHVEAGAALLAERLSGGLPAGLEETVRLFVRATIDNHRHNPRLHRVLFEEAPRAPEFLDRLRELERFSVAAAAQLLARFPGIRPGKLTAQIVVATIESLVHRLVASGEDVDFDDAEDEIVLMLTGYLAAPQPGDQTASGRSKNGLTPDQHRIEH; the protein is encoded by the coding sequence ATGCGGGCCACCCAGACCCGGCAACGCATCCTTGAGGCCTCGGCTCAGATTTTCGCCGAATACGGGTACGCCGCCGGCACCACCAACCGCATCGCCGAGCGGGCAGGAGTTTCGATCGGTTCGTTGTACCAGTACTTCCCCAACAAGGACGCGGTGCTGCGCGCTCTGATGGACGAGCATGTGGAGGCCGGGGCCGCGCTGCTGGCAGAGCGGTTGTCCGGGGGGCTGCCCGCGGGACTGGAAGAGACGGTGCGGCTGTTCGTGCGCGCGACCATCGACAACCACCGGCACAATCCGCGCCTGCACCGCGTGCTGTTCGAGGAGGCTCCGCGGGCGCCAGAGTTTCTCGACCGGTTGCGCGAGCTGGAGCGGTTCAGCGTGGCTGCGGCCGCCCAGCTGCTGGCGCGATTCCCCGGAATACGGCCCGGCAAACTCACCGCCCAAATCGTGGTGGCCACCATCGAGTCACTGGTCCATAGGCTGGTCGCTTCCGGGGAAGATGTCGACTTCGATGACGCCGAGGACGAGATCGTCCTGATGCTGACCGGATATCTCGCTGCCCCGCAGCCGGGTGATCAGACTGCGAGCGGGCGTTCGAAGAACGGATTAACCCCCGACCAGCACCGCATCGAGCACTAG
- the coaE gene encoding dephospho-CoA kinase, with protein sequence MLRIGLTGGIGAGKSALSKTFSECGGIIVDGDVIAREVVERGTEGLAALVDAFGEEILLPDGALDRPALAAKAFADDDERKKLNGIVHPLVAKRRAAIIAAVSQDSVVVEDIPLLVESGMAPLFPLVVIVHADVELRVRRLVEQRGMTEDDARARIAAQATDEQRRAVADIWLDNSGSQGELVERAKDVWHNRILPFAHNLTERQPAWAQARLVPADPTWPDQARRIVNRLKTTCGHRAVRVDHIGSTAVPDLDAKDVIDIQVTVGSLDVADELVEPLLAAGYPRLEHITQDSAKSDARSTVASFDHSDDPALWHKRIHASADPGRRTNVHIRIDGRPNQQFALLFVDWLKANPGARKDYLEVKRAADASGGGDIIRYVTAKEPWFLDAYRRAWEWADTTGWKP encoded by the coding sequence ATGCTGCGCATCGGGCTGACCGGCGGAATCGGCGCCGGCAAGTCGGCGCTGTCCAAGACGTTCTCGGAGTGCGGCGGCATCATCGTCGACGGTGATGTCATCGCGCGCGAGGTCGTCGAGCGGGGCACCGAGGGGCTAGCGGCACTGGTCGACGCTTTCGGCGAGGAAATTCTGCTGCCTGACGGTGCGCTGGATCGACCGGCGTTGGCGGCCAAGGCTTTTGCCGATGACGATGAGCGCAAGAAGCTCAACGGCATTGTGCACCCCTTGGTCGCCAAGCGCCGCGCCGCGATCATCGCTGCGGTATCGCAGGATTCCGTTGTGGTGGAGGACATTCCGCTGCTGGTGGAATCGGGGATGGCGCCACTGTTCCCGCTGGTGGTCATTGTGCACGCGGACGTCGAACTGCGCGTGCGACGGCTGGTCGAGCAGCGGGGTATGACCGAAGACGACGCCCGGGCTCGTATCGCCGCGCAGGCAACCGACGAGCAGCGCCGCGCCGTCGCTGACATCTGGCTGGACAACTCGGGAAGTCAAGGGGAGTTAGTCGAGCGGGCGAAAGACGTATGGCACAACCGGATCCTGCCGTTTGCGCATAATCTCACGGAGCGCCAGCCTGCGTGGGCGCAGGCACGGCTGGTCCCTGCCGACCCGACCTGGCCGGACCAGGCCCGGCGCATCGTCAACCGGCTCAAGACCACGTGTGGGCACCGGGCGGTTCGCGTCGACCACATCGGCTCAACGGCAGTGCCCGACCTTGACGCCAAAGACGTCATCGACATTCAGGTGACGGTCGGATCGCTGGACGTGGCCGACGAACTCGTTGAACCGTTGCTGGCTGCGGGCTACCCTCGCCTCGAGCACATCACCCAAGACTCCGCCAAGTCCGATGCCCGCAGCACCGTCGCCAGCTTCGACCATAGTGACGACCCAGCATTGTGGCACAAACGTATTCACGCCTCCGCCGATCCCGGACGCCGGACCAACGTGCACATCCGGATAGACGGGCGGCCCAATCAGCAGTTCGCGCTGTTGTTCGTGGACTGGCTCAAGGCCAACCCCGGCGCCCGCAAGGACTACCTGGAAGTCAAGCGGGCAGCCGACGCGAGTGGCGGCGGTGACATCATCCGCTACGTCACCGCCAAGGAGCCCTGGTTCCTCGATGCCTACCGCCGCGCGTGGGAGTGGGCCGACACCACCGGCTGGAAGCCCTGA
- the polA gene encoding DNA polymerase I has translation MPRVNLVTATSQDQTKPTLMLLDGNSLAFRAFYALPAENFKTRGGLTTNAVYGFTAMLINLLRDETPTHIAAAFDVSRQTFRSERYPEYKANRSSTPDEFHGQIDITKEVLNALGITVLAEPGFEADDIIATLATQAEGEGYRVLVVTGDRDSLQLVSDDVTVLYPRKGVSELTRFTPDAVVEKYGLTPKQYPDFAALRGDPSDNLPGIPGVGEKTASKWIIEYGSLQSLVDNVDSVRGKVGDALRAHVANVVLNRDLTELVKDVPLAQTPDTLRLQPWDRDHIHRLFDDLEFRVLRDRLFDTLAAVEPEVDEGFDVRGGALEPGSVRQWLDAHVGDGRRAGLTVVGTHLPHGGDATALAIAAADGDGAYLDTATLTPEDDAALAEWLADTDKPKALHEAKLAIHDLAGRGWTLAGVTSDTALAAYLVRPGQRSFTLDDLSLRYLRRELRAETAEQQQLSLLDDDDGTDEQAVQTAILRARAVIDLANALDAELDRIDSTALLGEMELPVQQVLADLEAAGIAVDLGLLTDLQNQFADQIRDAAEAAFAVIGKQINLGSPKQLQVVLFDELGMPKTKRTKTGYTTDADALQSLFDKTGHPFLQHLLTHRDVTRLKVTVDGLLNSVASDGRIHTTFNQTVAATGRLSSTEPNLQNIPIRTDAGRQIRNAFVVGRGYHELMTADYSQIEMRIMAHLSRDEGLIEAFNTGEDLHSFVAARAFGVPIDEVTAELRRRVKAMSYGLAYGLSAYGLSAQLKISTEEAKEQMDQYFARFGGVRDYLMAVVEQARKDGYTSTVLGRRRYLPELDSSNRQVREAAERAALNAPIQGSAADIIKVAMIEVDKAIKDAKLASRMLLQVHDELLLEIAPGEREQVEALVRDKMGGAYPLDVPLEVSVGYGHSWDSAAH, from the coding sequence ATGCCTAGAGTGAATCTCGTGACTGCCACCTCCCAGGATCAAACCAAGCCGACCCTGATGCTCCTGGACGGCAATTCGCTGGCGTTCCGGGCCTTTTACGCTCTGCCTGCGGAGAACTTCAAGACGCGCGGCGGGCTGACCACCAACGCGGTCTACGGCTTCACCGCCATGTTGATCAACCTGCTGCGCGATGAGACTCCAACTCATATCGCCGCGGCCTTCGACGTCTCACGCCAGACATTCCGCTCCGAGCGCTACCCCGAATACAAGGCCAACCGGTCCTCGACGCCCGACGAGTTTCACGGCCAGATCGACATCACCAAGGAGGTGCTCAACGCACTGGGCATCACCGTGCTGGCCGAACCGGGGTTCGAGGCCGACGACATCATCGCCACGCTGGCCACCCAGGCCGAGGGCGAGGGCTACCGGGTGCTGGTGGTCACCGGCGACCGCGACTCCCTGCAATTGGTCAGCGACGACGTCACCGTGCTCTACCCACGCAAGGGCGTCAGCGAACTCACCCGCTTCACCCCCGACGCCGTCGTCGAGAAATACGGACTCACCCCGAAGCAGTACCCGGACTTCGCCGCACTGCGCGGCGACCCCAGCGACAACCTGCCCGGCATTCCGGGAGTGGGGGAGAAGACCGCCTCGAAGTGGATCATCGAATACGGCTCACTGCAGTCGCTGGTCGACAACGTCGACTCGGTGCGCGGCAAAGTCGGCGACGCTTTACGGGCGCACGTGGCCAACGTTGTCCTCAACAGGGACCTGACCGAACTCGTGAAGGACGTGCCGCTGGCGCAGACGCCCGACACGCTGCGGTTGCAACCGTGGGACCGCGACCACATCCACCGGCTCTTCGACGACCTCGAGTTCCGCGTCTTGCGGGACCGCCTGTTCGACACGCTCGCTGCCGTCGAGCCCGAGGTCGACGAAGGGTTCGATGTGCGCGGCGGTGCCCTCGAGCCCGGATCCGTGCGGCAGTGGCTGGACGCGCATGTCGGCGACGGGCGCCGCGCTGGCCTGACGGTGGTCGGCACCCACCTGCCGCACGGCGGTGACGCGACGGCGCTGGCCATTGCTGCCGCCGACGGTGACGGCGCCTACCTGGACACGGCCACGCTGACACCCGAGGATGACGCCGCACTGGCAGAGTGGCTGGCCGACACCGACAAGCCCAAGGCGCTGCACGAGGCGAAGTTGGCCATCCACGACCTTGCCGGCCGTGGCTGGACGCTGGCCGGCGTCACCTCCGATACCGCGCTGGCTGCCTACCTGGTGCGGCCGGGGCAGCGCAGCTTCACCCTCGACGATCTCTCGCTGCGCTATCTGCGCCGCGAGTTACGGGCGGAAACTGCTGAGCAACAACAACTTTCGTTGCTCGATGACGACGATGGCACCGACGAGCAGGCCGTCCAAACCGCAATCTTGCGGGCCCGCGCCGTCATCGACCTGGCCAACGCCCTGGACGCCGAACTGGACCGCATCGACTCCACGGCGCTGCTAGGGGAGATGGAGCTCCCGGTGCAGCAGGTGCTGGCCGACTTGGAAGCTGCCGGCATCGCCGTCGACCTCGGCCTGCTAACCGACCTGCAGAACCAGTTCGCCGACCAGATCCGCGACGCCGCTGAAGCCGCCTTTGCAGTGATCGGCAAGCAGATCAACCTGGGCTCGCCCAAGCAGCTGCAAGTGGTGCTGTTCGACGAGCTGGGCATGCCCAAGACCAAACGCACCAAGACCGGCTACACCACGGATGCGGACGCCCTGCAGTCGCTGTTCGACAAGACAGGCCACCCGTTCCTGCAGCATCTGCTCACCCACCGCGACGTCACCCGGCTCAAGGTCACCGTCGACGGGCTGCTGAACTCGGTGGCTAGTGACGGCCGCATCCACACCACGTTCAACCAGACCGTCGCCGCCACTGGACGGCTCTCATCCACCGAACCCAACCTGCAGAACATCCCGATCCGCACCGACGCCGGCCGCCAGATCCGTAATGCGTTCGTGGTGGGACGCGGCTACCACGAGCTGATGACAGCCGACTACAGCCAGATCGAGATGCGAATCATGGCCCACCTATCCCGCGATGAGGGGCTGATCGAAGCCTTCAACACCGGCGAGGACTTGCACTCGTTCGTGGCTGCACGGGCGTTCGGTGTGCCGATCGACGAGGTCACTGCCGAACTGCGGCGCCGGGTCAAGGCGATGTCGTACGGTCTGGCCTACGGACTGAGCGCCTACGGCTTATCGGCCCAGCTCAAGATCTCCACCGAAGAGGCCAAGGAACAGATGGACCAGTACTTCGCCCGGTTTGGCGGGGTACGCGACTACCTGATGGCCGTGGTGGAACAGGCCCGCAAGGACGGCTACACCTCGACCGTGCTGGGCCGGCGGCGCTACCTGCCAGAACTGGACAGCAGCAACCGCCAGGTCCGCGAGGCCGCCGAACGCGCCGCACTCAACGCGCCCATCCAGGGCAGCGCCGCGGACATCATCAAGGTGGCGATGATTGAGGTCGACAAGGCGATCAAGGACGCCAAGCTGGCGTCGCGCATGTTGCTGCAGGTGCACGACGAGTTGTTGCTGGAGATCGCCCCGGGCGAGCGCGAGCAAGTGGAAGCACTGGTACGCGACAAGATGGGCGGCGCGTACCCGCTGGACGTGCCGTTGGAGGTGTCGGTCGGCTACGGCCACAGCTGGGATTCGGCGGCGCACTGA
- a CDS encoding DUF2889 domain-containing protein — protein MPFVTDILGPRRPVTDLAPSLDPGRLRRTSTIDTHPGVPGESIADLRGRDAVGTEDGIAVLGEVRIGARLVDFVVDEIESTPPDDRLDMLRGHRVSRGFRAKLTELLRDEVCKSSLIHLLLDDWVGAALVSGYALAHAAIVLGVEQTMPPGVADRMAGICAGFAPEASLVDYARRHDVIPTGRGPLAPPLDGLHAVAPLRQRGMRRFRRLDAWPVDDGLVEFDAHFRDSHLDDDLVETILHEYTVTGRVDERTRTVTSAHADVRVLPWQECPGAIGSAARIAGMTLTELRDRVRGEFVGTSTCTHLNDTLRTIADLDALLNLSTR, from the coding sequence ATGCCGTTCGTCACCGACATCCTTGGACCACGACGGCCCGTCACGGATTTGGCGCCGTCCCTTGACCCCGGTCGGCTGCGCCGCACCAGCACCATCGACACCCATCCGGGTGTGCCGGGTGAATCCATTGCCGACCTGCGGGGGCGCGATGCGGTAGGCACCGAGGATGGGATCGCGGTGCTCGGGGAAGTCCGGATTGGTGCGCGGCTGGTGGATTTCGTCGTCGACGAGATCGAGTCAACACCGCCGGACGATCGGCTGGACATGCTGCGCGGTCACCGGGTCAGCCGGGGTTTCCGGGCCAAACTGACCGAGTTGCTTCGCGACGAAGTGTGCAAATCCAGCCTGATTCACCTGCTGCTCGACGACTGGGTTGGTGCGGCGCTGGTGTCGGGCTATGCCCTTGCGCACGCGGCGATCGTCCTGGGTGTCGAGCAGACGATGCCGCCAGGTGTGGCTGATCGGATGGCCGGGATCTGTGCGGGTTTCGCGCCGGAGGCGTCCCTGGTCGACTATGCCCGCCGACACGATGTCATCCCGACCGGCCGCGGCCCGCTGGCTCCGCCGCTGGACGGACTGCACGCCGTCGCGCCGCTGCGACAGCGGGGAATGCGACGATTCCGCCGGCTCGACGCATGGCCGGTGGACGACGGGTTGGTGGAATTCGATGCGCACTTTCGCGATTCCCACCTGGACGACGACCTGGTGGAGACGATCTTGCACGAGTACACGGTGACCGGCAGGGTCGACGAGAGGACCCGCACCGTCACATCCGCGCACGCCGATGTGCGGGTGCTGCCGTGGCAGGAATGCCCGGGTGCCATCGGAAGCGCGGCGCGTATCGCGGGCATGACCCTGACCGAGCTGCGGGACCGCGTCCGGGGCGAATTCGTCGGAACCAGTACCTGCACGCATCTCAACGACACGCTTCGCACGATCGCCGACCTGGATGCGCTGCTGAATCTGTCCACCCGCTAG
- the rpsA gene encoding 30S ribosomal protein S1 has translation MPSPTVTSPQVAINDIGTSEDFLAAIDKTIKYFNDGDIVEGTIVKVDRDEVLLDIGYKTEGVIPARELSIKHDVDPNEVVSVGDEVEALVLTKEDKEGRLILSKKRAQYERAWGTIEELKEKDEAVKGTVIEVVKGGLILDIGLRGFLPASLVEMRRVRDLQPYIGKEIEAKIIELDKNRNNVVLSRRAWLEQTQSEVRSEFLNQLQKGTIRKGVVSSIVNFGAFVDLGGVDGLVHVSELSWKHIDHPSEVVTVGDEVTVEVLDVDMDRERVSLSLKATQEDPWRHFARTHAIGQIVPGKVTKLVPFGAFVRVEEGIEGLVHISELAERHVEVPDQVVAVGDDAMVKVIDIDLERRRISLSLKQANEDYTDEFDPAKYGMADSYDEQGNYIFPEGFDAETNEWIEGFDAQRNEWEARYAEAERRHKMHTAQMEKFAAAEAAEHSSGGSSSSSSSSSEKSAGGSLASDAQLAALREKLAGNA, from the coding sequence ATGCCGAGTCCCACCGTCACCTCGCCGCAAGTAGCCATCAACGACATTGGCACCAGCGAGGATTTTCTTGCCGCAATAGACAAAACGATCAAGTACTTCAACGATGGCGACATCGTGGAGGGAACCATCGTCAAAGTGGACCGGGACGAGGTGCTCCTCGACATCGGCTACAAGACCGAAGGGGTAATCCCCGCCCGCGAGCTCTCCATCAAACACGACGTCGATCCCAATGAGGTCGTTTCCGTCGGTGACGAGGTCGAGGCCCTGGTTCTCACCAAAGAGGACAAAGAGGGCCGGCTGATCCTGTCCAAGAAGCGCGCCCAGTACGAGCGCGCCTGGGGCACCATCGAGGAGCTCAAGGAGAAGGACGAGGCCGTCAAGGGCACCGTCATTGAGGTCGTCAAGGGCGGCCTGATCCTCGACATCGGGCTGCGTGGCTTCCTGCCCGCCTCGCTTGTCGAGATGCGCCGGGTGCGTGACCTGCAGCCGTACATCGGCAAGGAGATCGAAGCCAAGATCATCGAGCTGGACAAGAACCGCAACAACGTGGTGCTGTCCCGCCGCGCCTGGCTGGAGCAGACCCAGTCCGAGGTACGTAGCGAATTCCTCAACCAGCTGCAGAAGGGCACCATCCGCAAGGGTGTGGTCTCTTCCATCGTCAACTTCGGCGCTTTCGTCGACCTCGGTGGGGTGGACGGCCTGGTACACGTCTCGGAGCTGTCCTGGAAGCACATCGACCACCCGTCCGAGGTGGTGACGGTGGGCGATGAGGTCACCGTCGAGGTTCTCGACGTCGACATGGACCGCGAGCGGGTTTCGTTGTCGCTGAAGGCGACTCAGGAAGACCCGTGGCGCCACTTCGCCCGCACCCACGCCATCGGCCAGATCGTGCCGGGCAAGGTCACCAAGCTGGTGCCGTTCGGTGCGTTCGTGCGCGTCGAGGAGGGCATCGAGGGCCTGGTGCACATCTCCGAGCTGGCCGAGCGCCACGTCGAGGTCCCCGACCAAGTGGTCGCCGTCGGCGACGACGCGATGGTCAAGGTCATCGACATCGACCTGGAACGGCGCCGAATTTCGTTGTCGCTCAAGCAGGCCAACGAGGACTACACCGATGAGTTCGACCCCGCCAAGTACGGCATGGCGGACAGCTACGACGAGCAGGGCAACTACATCTTCCCCGAAGGCTTCGATGCCGAAACCAACGAGTGGATCGAAGGTTTCGACGCGCAGCGCAACGAGTGGGAGGCCCGCTACGCCGAGGCCGAGCGTCGGCACAAGATGCACACCGCGCAGATGGAGAAGTTCGCTGCCGCTGAGGCCGCCGAACACAGCAGCGGTGGCAGCAGCTCGTCGAGCAGCAGCTCTTCGGAGAAGTCCGCGGGCGGGTCGCTGGCCAGCGACGCGCAGCTGGCTGCTCTGCGCGAAAAGCTCGCCGGCAACGCGTAA
- a CDS encoding DUF402 domain-containing protein: MRAVDEYAVHPWGLYLARPTPGRAQFHYLESWLLPSMGLRATVFHFNPGHERDHDYYLDVGEYTPGDTVWRSEDHYLDIEVRTGRSAELADVDELLEALRQGLLTPDVAERAVRRAVAAIDGLAGHGYDLMAWLVADGIQLSWLGT, translated from the coding sequence GTGCGGGCTGTGGACGAGTACGCGGTGCATCCGTGGGGGCTGTATCTGGCCCGGCCCACTCCCGGCCGCGCTCAGTTCCACTACCTCGAGTCCTGGCTATTGCCGTCGATGGGCTTGCGCGCCACGGTGTTTCACTTCAACCCCGGCCACGAACGCGACCACGACTACTACCTCGATGTCGGCGAGTACACGCCAGGCGACACGGTGTGGCGTTCGGAGGACCACTACCTCGACATCGAAGTGCGCACCGGTCGCAGCGCGGAACTGGCCGACGTGGACGAACTGCTCGAAGCCCTACGCCAAGGTCTGTTGACTCCCGACGTGGCCGAGCGGGCGGTGCGCCGGGCCGTGGCGGCCATTGACGGGCTGGCCGGTCACGGGTACGACCTGATGGCGTGGCTGGTGGCCGATGGCATCCAGCTCAGCTGGCTCGGCACTTAG
- a CDS encoding FHA domain-containing protein: MNRPVPPALTIRYDGSQRSFAPGYEIVVGRDLHADLRIPDPRISRAHLILRFEQGRWLAIDNGSLNGTYVNGYRMPVVDVHDGQSINIGNPAGPRLTFELGAQRTHPVRPRNGFASAGPVHDSGPPTLSWSVTPPPPPAAPAPRPPQPAPPPARRNGRPTPPRPRAAPPPQEQITTVNLDRPAAEVTRIDAKSADMSGLATRMVKILAPRSQRGSEPARSTGVISIGRANDNDIVVSDVLASRQHATLRLTPLGTEVQDRSVNGTFVNGTRVGSAILAEGDVVTIGNVDLVFSDGTLVPRSETATRTGGLEVRNVDYTVDNGKQLLDGISLVARPGTLTAVIGGSGAGKSTLARLIAGYARPTSGSVTFEGHDIHGEYASLRSRIGMVPQDDVVHRQLTVNQALGYAAELRLPPDTSKSDRARVVNQVLKELDLTKHADTRVDKLSGGQRKRASVALELLTGPSLLILDEPTSGLDPALDHQVMTMLRALADAGRVVIVVTHMLSYLDICDQLLLVAPGGKTAYCGPPDQIGSAMGTTNWAKIFTQVGADPDEANRRFLAQSQAVKRPAEDAEPAELGKPVHTSLRRQISTIARRQVRLVVSDRAYFVFLALLPFVLGTLSLTVPGSNGFRTVAEHAGTPDESAQILNLLLLAAAFMGTALTIRDLVGERAIFQREQAVGLSTTAYLLAKTAVFCVFAVLQAAVATTIVIVGKGGPTRGGLVLGHGNVAATFELFLTVAATCVASAILGLAISALVRSNEQIMPLFVVSIMAQLVLCGGMVPVTNRIVLEQVSTVVPARWGYAAAAATVDVRNLVPGSLIPKDRFWQHTSKIWLLDMGMLVALSVFYACFVRWKIRLRR, from the coding sequence GTGAACCGACCCGTCCCGCCAGCCCTGACCATCCGATATGACGGCTCCCAACGCTCTTTCGCCCCGGGCTACGAGATTGTCGTCGGCCGCGACTTACACGCCGACCTGCGCATCCCCGATCCGCGGATTTCCCGGGCACATCTGATCCTGCGCTTCGAGCAGGGGCGTTGGCTGGCGATCGACAATGGCTCGCTGAACGGAACCTACGTCAACGGCTACCGGATGCCGGTAGTGGACGTGCACGACGGCCAGAGCATCAATATCGGCAATCCAGCCGGGCCACGCCTGACGTTCGAGCTCGGGGCGCAACGCACCCACCCCGTGCGCCCGCGCAATGGCTTCGCCAGCGCCGGCCCGGTGCACGACAGCGGGCCACCCACGCTGTCCTGGTCGGTCACCCCGCCGCCCCCGCCAGCCGCGCCGGCGCCGCGACCGCCGCAACCGGCCCCACCCCCCGCCCGCCGTAACGGGCGTCCCACACCACCGCGGCCACGCGCCGCCCCGCCGCCCCAGGAACAGATCACCACCGTGAACCTGGACCGGCCGGCCGCCGAGGTCACCCGCATCGACGCCAAGTCGGCGGACATGTCCGGCCTGGCCACCCGGATGGTGAAAATCCTGGCCCCGCGATCGCAGCGGGGTTCGGAACCGGCGAGATCCACTGGTGTCATCTCCATCGGCCGCGCCAACGACAACGACATCGTCGTCTCCGACGTGCTGGCAAGTCGCCAGCACGCCACCCTGCGGCTTACCCCGCTGGGCACCGAGGTCCAAGACCGCAGCGTCAACGGGACGTTCGTCAACGGCACCCGGGTAGGGTCGGCGATCCTCGCCGAGGGCGACGTGGTCACCATCGGCAACGTCGACCTGGTGTTCAGCGACGGCACGCTGGTCCCCCGCAGCGAAACCGCCACTCGTACCGGCGGGCTGGAGGTGCGCAACGTCGACTACACCGTGGACAACGGCAAGCAATTGCTGGACGGCATCTCACTGGTCGCGCGGCCGGGCACGCTGACCGCCGTAATCGGCGGGTCCGGGGCCGGAAAGAGCACCTTGGCCAGGCTCATCGCGGGCTACGCCCGCCCGACGTCCGGCTCGGTGACGTTCGAGGGCCACGACATCCACGGCGAGTATGCGTCGCTGCGCAGCAGAATCGGGATGGTCCCGCAGGACGACGTGGTGCACCGTCAGCTCACCGTCAATCAGGCCCTGGGCTACGCTGCCGAACTCCGGCTGCCGCCCGACACCAGCAAATCCGACCGTGCCCGCGTGGTGAACCAGGTACTCAAAGAGCTCGATCTCACCAAGCACGCTGACACCCGGGTGGACAAGCTCTCCGGCGGCCAGCGCAAACGGGCCTCCGTGGCCCTCGAGCTGCTCACCGGACCGTCGCTGCTGATCCTGGATGAGCCGACCTCCGGTCTGGACCCCGCCCTGGACCACCAGGTGATGACCATGCTGCGGGCGCTCGCCGACGCCGGCCGGGTGGTGATCGTGGTGACGCACATGCTGTCTTACCTGGACATCTGCGACCAGTTGCTGCTGGTGGCGCCAGGCGGTAAGACCGCGTACTGCGGTCCACCCGACCAGATCGGCTCGGCGATGGGCACCACCAACTGGGCCAAGATCTTTACGCAGGTGGGCGCCGATCCAGACGAGGCCAACCGCCGCTTCCTGGCACAGAGTCAGGCGGTCAAGCGTCCTGCCGAGGATGCCGAGCCCGCCGAGTTGGGCAAGCCGGTGCACACGAGTTTGCGGCGGCAGATCTCGACGATCGCGCGGCGCCAGGTGCGCCTGGTGGTCTCCGACCGCGCCTACTTCGTGTTTCTTGCCCTGCTGCCGTTCGTGTTGGGCACGTTGTCCCTGACCGTGCCTGGCTCCAACGGATTTCGCACGGTCGCCGAGCATGCCGGGACACCCGACGAGTCGGCGCAGATCCTCAACCTGCTGCTGCTGGCGGCGGCTTTCATGGGCACCGCGCTGACCATCCGCGACCTGGTTGGCGAGCGGGCAATTTTCCAGCGCGAGCAGGCGGTGGGTTTGTCGACGACGGCTTATCTGCTGGCTAAAACCGCGGTGTTCTGCGTGTTCGCGGTGCTGCAGGCGGCGGTCGCCACCACCATCGTCATCGTGGGTAAGGGCGGACCGACCCGCGGCGGGCTGGTGCTGGGACACGGGAACGTGGCGGCCACCTTCGAGTTATTCCTCACAGTTGCGGCGACCTGCGTGGCATCGGCGATTCTGGGTCTTGCGATCTCGGCGCTGGTGCGCTCCAACGAGCAGATCATGCCCTTGTTCGTGGTGTCGATCATGGCGCAGCTGGTGCTGTGCGGCGGCATGGTCCCGGTGACCAACCGGATAGTGCTGGAGCAGGTCTCCACGGTGGTGCCAGCACGCTGGGGGTACGCGGCTGCCGCCGCCACGGTGGACGTGCGGAATCTTGTCCCGGGTTCGCTGATCCCCAAGGACCGGTTCTGGCAGCACACATCGAAGATCTGGCTGCTCGATATGGGCATGCTCGTCGCGTTGTCCGTGTTCTACGCCTGCTTTGTGCGATGGAAGATCCGGCTGCGCCGGTAG